Within Micromonospora parathelypteridis, the genomic segment GGGCGAGCTGCACCGCGAGCGCCTGCGCGGCGGCCTGCACCACCCCGGCGTACGACCCGCCGACCCGGTGGTCCAGCGGCCCGGCGGCCCGGGCGTCCCGCCCGCCCACGCTGAGCCAGAAGCCGGCGTTGGCGGTGAGGTAGAGACGGGCCTCCAGGTCGCCCGGCCGGGCCCACTCCGGGGCGAGGTCGGCCAGCGACGGGTCCTCGTCCCAGCCGCCGTCGGGCAGCTGGCGGGCGGCGAGCCAGTCCAGCGCGTGCCGGGCCGCAGGCCGACCGAGGGCGCCGAGATCGTCCAGCTCGGCGAGGCGGTAACAGGTCGCGTCGACGGAGCCGACGGTACCGTCCAGGACGGCCGGCCAGCCACCGTCGGGCGTCTGCCCGGTCTCGGCGGCGTCGAGTACCTCGTCCGGCACCGGCGCGCCGGTGCGCAGCCAGGAGAGACGCGCGCGGTCGACCGCGTCTCCGTGCGCCACGACGAAGCCGATAGCGGCGTCCATGTCCACCACGGCGGTCACGCTACCTGCGGAAAGGTCGTCGCGCCTCGGGGAATCGGCCGAGGCCGGGGCGGGTGAGTGGCCCGCCGCCGGCCCCGGTCGTCGCTCAGTACGCGGGCAGCGACGGGTCGATCTGCTTGATCCAGGAGAGCACGCCGCCCTGCACGTGCACGGCGTCCCGGAAACCGGCCGCCTTGAGGGCGGCGAGCGCCTCCGCCGAGCGGACGCCGGACTTGCAGTGCAGCACGATCTGCCGGTCCTGCGGCAGCTTCGCGAGGGCCTCCCCGGAGATGATGTCGCCCTTGGGGATCAGGGTGGCGCCGGGGATGCGGACGATCTCGTACTCGGCCGGCTCCCGTACGTCGACCAGGAAGATGTCCTTGCCGGCGTCCTGCCACTCCTTCAGCTCCAGAGCGGTGATGGTCGAGTCGACCGTCGCCTCCTGGGCCTCCTCGGAGACCGCGCCGCAGAAGTCCTCGTAGTCTTCCAGCAGGTCGGTGACCGTCGGGTTCTCGCCGCAGAGCGCGCAGTTCGGGTCCTTGCGGACCTTGATCTTGCGGTATTCCATCTCGAGGGCGTCGTAGACCATCAGGCGGCCGACCAGCGGCTCACCGATGCCGGTCAGCAGCTTGATCGCCTCGTTCACCTGGATGGAGCCGATCGACGCGCAGAGCACGCCGAGCACGCCACCCTCGGCGCAGGAGGGGACCATGCCGGGCGGCGGCGGCTCCGGGTAGAGGCAGCGGTAGCAGGGACCGTGCTCGGCCCAGAACACCGATGCCTGGCCGTCGAAGCGGTAGATCGAGCCCCAGACGTACGGCTTGCCGAGCAGCACCGCCGCGTCGTTGACCATGTAGCGGGTGGCGAAGTTGTCGGTGCCGTCGACGATCAGGTCGTACTGGGCGAAGATCTCCCGGACGTTCTCCCGGTCCAGCGCGGTGTTGTGGATCTCCACGTTGACCAGGGGGTTGATCTCGCGGATCGACGCGGCGGCGGACTCGGCCTTGGACCGGCCGATGTCGGACACGCCGTGGATGATCTGACGCTGGAGGTTCGACTCGTCGACGGTGTCGAAGTCGATGATGCCGAGCGTGCCGACCCCGGCTGCGGCGAGGTACATCAGGGCGGGCGAGCCGAGGCCACCGGCGCCGACACAGAGCACCCGGGCGTTCTTCAGCCGCTTCTGCCCGGTCACTCCGACATCCGGGATGATCAGGTGGCGCGAGTAGCGGCGGATCTCGTCAACGGTCAGCTCGGCGGCGGGCTCGACGAGCGGGGGCAACGACACGGTGGACTCCCCGGGATCGGCGGTGTGAACCGCGCCATTGTTGCTCGCGGGAGCCCCACTCGGCCATGAGGGACGCCACTGGTCCGCGATGCGGGAGCGGGAATAACCGACGACCCGGCCGATCAGGGGACGATGTCACCCGCGTAGCGACGGCCGTCGAGGTATGGCCAGGCGTTGGCGAGGCAGCCATTCAGGCCGTACGTCTGCTGCTGCATCACCGGAGCGGCCTCACCCGGGCCGGGGCAGGCCTCGTGCTCCTCGCCGAACTCGTGGCCCACCTCATGGTTGATCACGTAGGTGCGGTAGGTGTCCAGCGGCGCACCGTAGTCGGGGACCGCCTCCATCCAGCGGGCCAGGTTGATGATGACCTGGCCGGGCAGGCGGCAGGAGGTGTAGCGCTCGGTGGTCAGCCCACCCTCGGCGCACATCAGCTCGGAGGTGACCGGCGTGGCGAGGTAGATGGTGAAGTCGGCGGCCCCGGCGTCGGCCACCCGCTGCACCCGCAGCTCGTCGGAGGCGATCCAGCTGCGCGGGTCGGTCAGCACCTCGTCCACCTTGGCGGCGAACGCGTCCGCGTCCTGGCCGGTGCCGCGTTCGACCGTGACCCGGTAACGCCGCAGCGGCCCGTCCGTGCCGTGCACGGGTGTTTCGCCGTCGGCCGCAGTGAACCGTCCCGCTCCGACCGACGGGTAGCTGGTGGGCGCCGGGTGCGCGGGCGCCCCTCCTCCGTGGCCCATCTCGCCCTGGGTGGTGGCAGGAGTCTCGGCTGGCGGCTCGCCGCCCCGGTTCACCGTCACGACGATGGCGGCGGCGAGCACGAGCAGGCCGAGCAGCAGACTGCGGCGACGTCGCCGGTGCATCCGGACGGTCGCGGGACGCACACCCCCGTACACCGACCGGCCTGAGGGGTCGGGCGGCGAGGGCGGGCCGTAAGGGGACGACGGCGTCATGACGTCGAGCCTGCCAGATTATTCGGGCATTTCCCTGTTTTTGCCGCTATTGACGCAAGACGCCTGATGGAGGGCAGGGCGGTCGGCGTGTCGGCGGTCGTTCAGAGGGCAGGGCCGGCGTAGCGGCGCCCGTCAAGGTACGGCCACGGGTTGACCCGGCACCCGTTGAGGAAGAGCGTCTGCTGCATCATCACCGGCGCCGGTCGACCCGAACCGGGGCAGCGCTCGTGCCGGTGCCCGAGCTGGTGACCCACCTCGTGGTTGACCACGTACGTCCGATAGACCGTCAGCGGCACGCCGGCCGAGACGAAGTGCGGCACGGACAGCCGCCACCGATCCAGATTGATGATCACCTGGCCGGGCGCGCGGCAGGACGTGTACGGCCGACCCCCGATCCGGATGTCCACCCCACCATCGGCGCACATCCGACCCGCAGTGCGGGCGGTGGCCAGGTAGACGGTGAAGTCGCGGGGCGCGTCCCCCGGCACCTGCTGCAGCCGCAGCCTGCCGCTGTCGACCCAGCTACCCGGCCCGGCGAGCGCCGTCTGCACCGCCTGCGCGAAGTCTGCGGCGTCCTCGTTGCTGCCCGACTCCACCGCGACCCGGTAACGCCGCAGCTCACCCGCGCGACCCAGCACCGGGCCGGAACGCGCGTCGTAGCCGAACGTCCCCGTGCCGGCGCTCGGGACCGCGCCGGACACCCGCAGCACCGGGGGCGGGCTGGACGGCACCGAGTCGGAGGGCGACGGGCTGACCGACGGCGGCAACGGCGCGGCCACCAGCGGCGGCAGCGTGGCGACCTCCTCGGCGGCCAACTGGTCGGCGCCGGGGCGGCCACCCGGTCCTTCGGCGATCACGGTCACCACCGCGCCGACCGCCAACACCACCGCCACCAGTTGGGCGAGCAGGGCGAAGCGCCGCTGACGGCGAACAGGGCGGCGGGCTGAGCTGGGCATCCGGCTCAGCCTGCCAGATCAGACCGCCCGACGGTGTCCCCCGTTTCGGCGAGCAGGCCGACCACCGCCCGGGCGACCAGGCGGGGAACTTCCAGCTGCGCCACGTGACCGACGCCGTCGAGCATCATCAACCGGCTGTCCCGGATGACCCGGGCGGTCTGCGGCGCGACGCGCACGTCGACCAGGCGATCCTGTCGGCCGCCCACCACCAGGGTCGGTGCGCGCACCGACGCGGCGAGGCGCCACAGCGAACCCGGCCCCGGCAGGTACGCCCGCAGGAAACTGGAGACCAGCCCGCGGAACGTCCGGACGTACGCGGCGGCGTAGTGCTCCGCCTCGTAGCGCACCCGGATCTCCTCCAGCGCCTCGGCCCGGCGCTGCGCGCAGATCCGGCTAAGGTCGGCGACGCAGGCCTCCAACACCTGCTCGGCCATCACCTCCGGGGGAAGCTGGGTGAGCCGTCGGGCGACCAACCGTTCACCCCTGGGAATGGCGAGCACCGGCAGCATCCGCCCCTGCAGGGAGCGGCGGAAATCCAGGAACGGCAGCGCCGGGGAGATCAGCGTGAGGGTACGGACCAGGTCCGGCCGGGACCCGGCGACCTGGACCGTGACCGCGCCGCCCAGCGAGTTGCCGAACAGGTGCACGGGGCCCCGACCGGAGTGCTCGATCCAGCGGACGACCAGATCCGCGAAAGCCGGGATGGTGTAGCGGGGGCCCGGCTCGCTGCGGCCGAAGCCGGGCAGGTCGATGGCCTGACCGTCCAGCCGGTCGGCGAGCAGCCCGGCCAGGTCGGTCCAGTTCTGCGACGACCCACCCAGCCCGTGCACGTACAGCGCCGGCTCCGCGCCGCTGGCGGTGGCCGGGGTGTCCCGCACGTACGTGACCAGGCCGTCGAGGCGAACCTCCCGGCCTGGCCACGGCGGCGGGACCTGGTCATCGGGGAGCAGATGGTCCGGCCAGAGGGTGGCACGCTTCATCAATACAGTCTGCCCCGGACCACTCAGGACAGCAGCGCCTCCAGCCGACGATTCACCGCCGCGAGCGTCGCCCGGACCACCGCCTGCCGCGGATCACCGGCGACCAGGGCCGAACCGGCGAGCTGCTCGACCCAGCCCTCACAGACGAGCAGCACCACCACGGTGGCGACTTCGCAGTTGCCGAACGGCACCACCGCCGCGTGCTCGACGAAGCAGCGCCCCCGCTCGGCGTTGTCGGCGCCACGCAGCAGCTCGTCCACGGCGGCGGCCGCCGCCACCGCGCAGAGCCGCAGCACGTAGCCGTCCACGGCCGGCCCGGTGGCGTACCCGGAGGCGCTTTCGCCATCGGCCAGCAGCCGGACCTCCACGTTGGCGTCCAGGCCGAAGGTGCTGACCTGCACATGGTCGATGACCACCCGCGGACCCGGCGTGCCGCCGGTGTCCAGCGGTCGGGACGGCGCCGACTCCGTCGTGGTCACCTGACCACCGGAGTACGACGTCCCGAGCGTCGCCGGGCTGCCGGTTGCGGCACCGGCCGGGGCGGCGGAGACCGATCCCGGTTCCTCGACGGTGGCCCGACCCCGGTGCGGCGCGTTCGGCCGGCGACGGCGCGAGGTGTCCGTGCCGGTCCACTGCTCGGGGTCTGCCGGCGTGGCCTCCGCCGGACCACCGGACGGTCGACCGACCGCTGTCGACTCGGCCGCCCGGATCTCGCCGGTACGCGGGTCGGCACCGGCATCGCGCGGGGTCGTGCCCTGGGGCTCCGCGGTACGCCGATCGGCAGGTCGGGGCTCGACAGGTCGGGGCTCGGCAGTTCGGGGCTCGGCCACGCGACGGCGTACCGGCGGGGGTGGGGTGGTGGGCAGGCCGGGCACGTTCTGTGGGGCGGCGGCCAGCCCCATCCGCTCCTGGAGCAGCCGGGCCACCTGTCGGCTCACCTCGGCCGGGTCGGCGCCGTCGGCCAGGTCCAGTCGCAGACTGTGCGCCCCTGCCGGGGTGCGGCGCAGCGCCGCGTCGCGGACACCGGCGACCTCCCGAACGGCGTCCAGGATGGCGTTGACGTCGAACCCCTCGGGGCGCTCCCGCAGTGGGGCTGGCTCGTCCTCACGGCGGAGGTGGGTGGCGATGCGGGCGCGCTCCGGGGTTTCGGCGGGTGGCTCCACGGCTGGCGGTTCCGGCACGACGGGCACGTCCGGTTCCGCGGGGACGCGTTGCGGCAACACCACCGCCCTCGGGTCCGGTTGGCGGGCGTCGTCGGCCGGGTCGGTCGGCGACGTCAGGTCGGGGGCGGATCGGCGAGCCGCGTAGGGGGAGGTGGACGCGGACGTGGGCCGGTCGCGGCGATCGGACCCCATCGTGGCGGGGGGTGGGACCGCTCCGCTGGAGGACGACGTGCCCTCGGCGGAGGACGGGGCGTTTGTCGACACGGGTGCGCGCGGTGGATCGACGGGCGACGGCCCGGGCGATTCGGGTGTCGCCGGCCGGAGTCGGAACGGCGCGGCCGGCCGGATCTCGGGCCGTGGCATACCGGGCGTCTCGCTCGCGTCGCCCCCGAGGGGTCGGCTCGCCGACTGGCTCGCCGCCCAGGACGGGCGCTCCGCGGCGGCCGGGGGGATGCGACCCTCGGACCAGTCCGGCCGCTCGGCACGGGCGGCACTCGCCGGGGTGGTGGACGCACCGCTCACCCAGGAGGGGCGCTCCGCCACCAGGGGCGGGCCCGCCGGAGCCGGTGGCGCGTCGGCCAACGTGGGAGGTGGCCCGGCCGGCGCCGGGGGTGGCGCGGCAGGTGGCGCCGTTGGCGCAGCAGGTGGCCCGTCGGCCGACGCCGAGCTGGCGGCCCAGGAGGGGCGCGTCGGCGGGGAACTGGTTGGCGCCGGATCGGATCCCCCGGCCCAGGACGGCCTCACCGGCGGAACGCTCGTCGACGCCTCGGACCCACCGGCCCAAGAAGGCCGAACCGGCGGAACGCTCGTCGACGACTCCGACCCACCGGCCCAGGACGGCCGAACCGGCGGAGCGCTGGTCGGCTCGGAGTCGGCTCCGCCAGCCCAGGACGGCCGCTCAAGACGGGGTGCGCTGGTCGGCGTCGAGCCGCCGGCCCAGGCCGGCCGGTCGGCGGGCGGGCCACTGGTCGGCGTCGGACCGCCAGCCCAGGTCGGCCGCTCGGCGGGCGGGCCACTGCTCGGCGTCGGACCACCGGCCCAGGTGGGGCGTTCGACGACCGGTGGTGTCATGCCTGACGACGCCGGCGGGCCACTGGTGGGAGGCGGGTCCGCGTCGGCGGCCCGGAGCGGGCGATCAGCAGGCGGCACGGCAGCCGGTGCCGCCCAGGACGGACGGTCGGACGGCGGCGCGCTGGTTGGTTCGGCGGGGCGCACCGGCGCGGCATCGGACAGCGACTCGCCCCGGGTCGATTCGTAGGGGTGGGGCGGGTCGGCGCGCACCGGCTCGTACGGCTGGTTGGGCTCGGCGACCCAGCCCGGCGGGGACTCGTCCCGCGACGTGGCGCCAGCCGACTCGTCGTCCTGACGGGACCAGGGCGGGGCCCATCCGCCACCCCAACTCGGGCGGTTCCAGCTCGGCCCCGACCAGTCCGGCTCGATGGCCGACGATTCTCCGGCACGAGGCGCGTCACCGGCACGGCGCGATTCTCCTGGCCGGGAGCTTTCGGCGGCGCGACCCGGCTCGGTCGCGTCGGCGTGCCCGGCCGGTCCGGTGCGTCCCGGCGTTGCCGGGCCCCCCGGTGGCTGTGGGTCCCGCCAGTCGCGTGGCACGGCCGGAGGTTCGTCGGCGGCCAGCCGCTCGCTGGTCGGCGCGTGGAAGCCGGGCGGCACCTCGAAACCCGACGCGGCGGTGCCGACGGGCGGCACCTGGACGGCCGGCGGCGCCGAGGTGGGCAACCCGGGCTCGGCCCAGCGAGCCCGGTGCGCGGCGGCCGGATCGGCGCTGGAGCGTTTGGCGGGGCCCGTGTCGGGCTCGCCGCCCCCCTGTTCCAGCGAAGGTACGGGTCGTTGGGCGGGCACCACCAGCCGGTCGCTGGTCGCCTCGGGTCGACCCTCCGCAGGCAGCCCGGGCGGCGCGCTCACCGGCGTGGGGCGTCCTGCGGGTGGTTCGAGACCGGGACGGCGAACGCCGTTGGTCTCGTCCGGGTGGTGCACGCCGTTGGCGTGGTGGCCGTTGGCGTGGTGGCCGTTGGCGCGGGCCGGCGGATCGAGGTCACCCGGCAGCCCGACCAGGGGCGGCGGCAGGTCGCCATGACGGGTGGAAGAGGTGCGCCAGCCGGACGCGGGGTCGGGTTGCCAGCGTGGCGCCTCGTCCCGGGCATCCTCACGATCGGCGGCTCGTGGCCACCCACCCGCCGGGGGCGCCCACCCGCTGACGGGACGGCCCGGGTCGTCGTGCTGACCCGCTCCGTCACCGTGCTCTCCCGGGGTGGCGGCTCCGGGTTGCCCTGTTTCACTCACCGCGCGCTCCTTGGTCGCCCTCGCTGAGGCTACCGTGTGCCGAGAGTGGCGATAAGTTACAGCGGCGGGCCATTTCCACGACGGGGGTCACGGGCTTCGCCCGGTCTGGGGGGAAAATGCCGGCTCGTACGGAGAACTCGGAGGATCCCATGACCGCTGCGGGGAACGGTGCACAGACCGCTGGCCGGCCCACCCGCCTGCCCCGCTCCGCGCGCCGAAAGCAGCTCCTCGCTGCGGCGCAGGAGGTGTTCGTCGCGCAGGGTTACCACGCCGCCGCGATGGACGACATCGCCGAGCGGGCCGGGGTCTCGAAGCCGGTGCTCTACCAACACTTTCCCGGAAAGATGGATCTCTACCTGGCGCTGCTCGACACGCACTGTGACGCCATCGTCGCTAAGGTGCACGACGCCATGCGCGGCACCAGCGACAACAAGGAACGGGTCGGCGCCTCGGTGCGGGCGTACTTCGACTTCGTCGACCACGAGAGTGAGGCGTTCCGCCTCGTCTTCGAGTCGGATCTGCGCAACGACCCGGCGGTGCGGCAGCGGGTGGAGCGGGTCGAGCAGGGCTGCATCGCGGCGATCACCGACACCATCATCTCGGACACCGGGGTGAGCCGGGCGCACGCCGAGTTGCTCGCCTCCGGGCTGGTCGGCGCGGCGGAGACGGCCGCCCAGTTCTGGCTGGCCGGAGGCCGGCAGGTGCCGAAGGCCGAGGCCGAGGCGTTGGTGGCCGCGCTGTCCTGGCGGGGCATCGCGAGCTTCCCGCTGCAAGGTGAGTCAGCCTGACCGCCGACCCCGTGATCGGATAGCCTTCGCAGGGCGGTTCTTTCGCCCCAGTTGAGGAGGCACAGTGGAGGTCAAGATCGGCGTGCAGTACGCGCCGCGTGAGCTGGTACTGGACAGCGCTCAGTCGCCGGCCGAGATCGAGCAGATCGTGACCGACGCCTTCGCCGGTAACGGCGGCACGCTCTCCCTGACCGACGAGAAGGGCCGGCGGGTCATCGTTCCGGTCGAGAAGGTCGCCTACGTCGAGATCGCCGAGGCGTCGCCCCGGTCGGTCGGTTTCACCGTCCGCTGACCGGTCCGGCCATCGCGGCAGGTCGGCGTCGACCCACCTGCCGCAGGCCGGTGCCGGGCCCGACTCGCCCGGGTGGCCGGTTCGTCATTCCGACGGCGGTCATCCGCGTGGTGTGCGCGGCGGCGGGCCTCCCGCACAGCCCCGGCACGTCGGCCCGGCCACCCGCGCGCGGTGAGCGCGGCCCGCTCGGCCGACCCCTCGGCACTTCCCGCGCATCGGCGACCGCTCGGATGACTCGTCGGTCATCGCGTCGCCGAGGACGCCCCCCGCCCTCACCGATCGTGTGATGCAGATCATAATCCTTGCCCCCGCGTGGCGCCTGGCCGGCTGGGAATCGGGACGGGGCCATGCCTGTTCAGGTAGCATGGAGCAGTTGCCGTGGGCGCCGATCTGATCGAAGCTCAGCCCGCGGCGCGCGTGCGGCCCGGTCCGGCTCGGCAATCTGCCGCCGACCGTGTGGCCCGCGTCACACCGATCGCGCCCTGAGGACATGACGGGCGCACCCACGAGAGGGCACCCCCACATCCACATGAGCGAGCTGACTCAAGATTTGATGGACGGCCAGGAACTGGCCCCCACAGCCCCGGTTCGACCGGAGGCCCCCACGTTCGCCGCACTCGGCGCCCGTGCCGAGACCGTCGAGGCATTGGCCGCGGCCGGCATCACCCGCGCCTTCGCCATCCAGGAGTACGCGATCCCGATCGCGCTGCGCGGCGTCGACCTGATCGGTCAGGCGCCCACCGGCACCGGCAAGACCCTCGGCTTCGGCGTCCCGCTGCTCGACCGGGTCTTCGCACCGGGCGAGGGCAGCGACGGCGTCCCCCAGGCACTGGTCGTCGTCCCCACCCGCGAGCTGGGCATCCAGGTCGCCAAGGATCTGGCCGCCGCTGGCCGGACGCGAGGCGTCCGGGTGCTGCCGATCTACGGCGGCGTGGCGTACGAGCCGCAGATCGACGCGCTGCGCAAGGGCGTGGAGATCCTGGTCGGCACCCCCGGCCGGCTGATGGACCTGCAGAAGCAGAAGCACCTCCGACTGGACCGGGTGCACGCACTCGTTCTCGACGAGGCCGACCGGATGCTCGACCTGGGCTTCCTCGACGACGTCGAGAAGATCCTGGCGATGCTTCCGGAAGACCGCCAGACGATGCTCTTCTCGGCCACCATGCCGGACCCGATCGTCACCCTGTCCCGGCGCTTCCTGCGTCAGCCGATGACGATCCACGCCGGGCACACCGCCGAGACCGGCCCGTCGCCGCAGACCCAGCAGCTGGTCTACCGCACCCACTCGATGAACAAGGTCGAGGTGGTGGCGCGCATCCTCCAGGCCGAGGGGCGCGGGTTGACCATGATCTTCACCCGTACCAAGCGGGCCGCCGACCGGGTCGCCGAGGACCTCGACTTCCGCGGGTTCGCGGTTGCCGCGGTGCACGGTGACCTCGGCCAGGGTGCCCGCGAGCGGGCGCTGCGGGCCTTCCGGGCCGGCAAGATCGACATTCTGGTCGCCACCGATGTGGCGGCCCGAGGGCTCGACGTCACCGGCGTCACGCACGTGATCAACTATGACTGCCCGGAAGACCAGGACACCTACACCCACCGGATCGGCCGTACCGGCCGGGCGGGCGCGACGGGTGTCGCGGTGACCTTCGTCGACTGGGACGACATGCCGCGCTGGCGGATCATCGACAAGACCCTCGGTCTGGAGATGCCCGAGCCGCCGGAGACGTACCACACGTCGCCGCACCTCTACACCGACCTGCACATCTCCACCGAGGTCAGCGGCACGCTGCCCACCGCCGAGCGCACCCGCGCCGGGCTGTCCGCCGAGATCGAAGAGGATCTGGGTGGGACGACGCGCTCCCGCCGGGGCGACAGCGGCCCTCGGGGCGGCCGACGCGGTGAGAGCCGGGGCGAAGGCCGCGGCGAGCGCCGTGGTCGGGGCGACGGCCGTCGTGACCGCTCCGACGCCGGCACGCCAGCCGTCGCCGAGGCGCCCGTCGGCGACGCCGCCGAGGAAGGCACCCGTACCCCGCGCCGTCGGCGTCGCCGCCGGGCCGGCGATGCGGTCGCGGGCGAGCCGACCGCGGTGATCTCCACCGACGCCGGTCCCACCGAGCCGGCCGTCGCGTCCGAGGGCGAGCCGTCGAAGCCGCGCCGCCGTCGGCGCCGCCGTGGTGGCGGTTCCGACGCGGGTACGCCGGCCGAGGCGACCGCGGACTGACCACCAGCCACACCTGACATCCCCCGCACCGCCACGCGCGGTACGGGGGATGTTGCCTTCCCACCCCACCTGCCGAAGATGGAACGATGCCGGAATCACTGGACGCCGCCCTGACCGAGGTCCGGGCGTTGCTGCTCGACCCCGCGCTGACCCGGGCGGTCGCCGCCGGACGCCGGCGCGGGCACCGTCCCACTGTTGTTCGGGCCGAGTTGCGGCCGGTGACGCTCAAGGCCGGGCCCAGACTTCAGATCGCCACGTCCGACGGCGCTCGTCCGTACACCCGCAACGTCGCCCCCGGTCCCGAGGCCGCTGTCGCGGTCGACGAACTGCTGGCCGAGCCCTTCGGCAACTGGCACGTGGAGACGGCCGACGCGACGCTCCAACTGCGGGTGACCAAGTCCGGCGAGGCGCAGGTGCACCGGGCGGCCGCGACGG encodes:
- the moeZ gene encoding adenylyltransferase/sulfurtransferase MoeZ is translated as MSLPPLVEPAAELTVDEIRRYSRHLIIPDVGVTGQKRLKNARVLCVGAGGLGSPALMYLAAAGVGTLGIIDFDTVDESNLQRQIIHGVSDIGRSKAESAAASIREINPLVNVEIHNTALDRENVREIFAQYDLIVDGTDNFATRYMVNDAAVLLGKPYVWGSIYRFDGQASVFWAEHGPCYRCLYPEPPPPGMVPSCAEGGVLGVLCASIGSIQVNEAIKLLTGIGEPLVGRLMVYDALEMEYRKIKVRKDPNCALCGENPTVTDLLEDYEDFCGAVSEEAQEATVDSTITALELKEWQDAGKDIFLVDVREPAEYEIVRIPGATLIPKGDIISGEALAKLPQDRQIVLHCKSGVRSAEALAALKAAGFRDAVHVQGGVLSWIKQIDPSLPAY
- a CDS encoding DEAD/DEAH box helicase, translated to MSELTQDLMDGQELAPTAPVRPEAPTFAALGARAETVEALAAAGITRAFAIQEYAIPIALRGVDLIGQAPTGTGKTLGFGVPLLDRVFAPGEGSDGVPQALVVVPTRELGIQVAKDLAAAGRTRGVRVLPIYGGVAYEPQIDALRKGVEILVGTPGRLMDLQKQKHLRLDRVHALVLDEADRMLDLGFLDDVEKILAMLPEDRQTMLFSATMPDPIVTLSRRFLRQPMTIHAGHTAETGPSPQTQQLVYRTHSMNKVEVVARILQAEGRGLTMIFTRTKRAADRVAEDLDFRGFAVAAVHGDLGQGARERALRAFRAGKIDILVATDVAARGLDVTGVTHVINYDCPEDQDTYTHRIGRTGRAGATGVAVTFVDWDDMPRWRIIDKTLGLEMPEPPETYHTSPHLYTDLHISTEVSGTLPTAERTRAGLSAEIEEDLGGTTRSRRGDSGPRGGRRGESRGEGRGERRGRGDGRRDRSDAGTPAVAEAPVGDAAEEGTRTPRRRRRRRAGDAVAGEPTAVISTDAGPTEPAVASEGEPSKPRRRRRRRGGGSDAGTPAEATAD
- a CDS encoding prenyltransferase/squalene oxidase repeat-containing protein, producing MDAAIGFVVAHGDAVDRARLSWLRTGAPVPDEVLDAAETGQTPDGGWPAVLDGTVGSVDATCYRLAELDDLGALGRPAARHALDWLAARQLPDGGWDEDPSLADLAPEWARPGDLEARLYLTANAGFWLSVGGRDARAAGPLDHRVGGSYAGVVQAAAQALAVQLAPDGTWPSFVPVGWLSAAVLHRQEMYYESALIQGVLAERIPKLSPADVAWLAGTLRRVDVGEEHWLLVAARERLTRTQRSDGGWDSDDGHQFDVHTTLRAIRACRTVTATG
- a CDS encoding DUF3107 domain-containing protein, which gives rise to MEVKIGVQYAPRELVLDSAQSPAEIEQIVTDAFAGNGGTLSLTDEKGRRVIVPVEKVAYVEIAEASPRSVGFTVR
- a CDS encoding TetR/AcrR family transcriptional regulator, coding for MTAAGNGAQTAGRPTRLPRSARRKQLLAAAQEVFVAQGYHAAAMDDIAERAGVSKPVLYQHFPGKMDLYLALLDTHCDAIVAKVHDAMRGTSDNKERVGASVRAYFDFVDHESEAFRLVFESDLRNDPAVRQRVERVEQGCIAAITDTIISDTGVSRAHAELLASGLVGAAETAAQFWLAGGRQVPKAEAEALVAALSWRGIASFPLQGESA
- a CDS encoding DUF3152 domain-containing protein, which produces MHRRRRRSLLLGLLVLAAAIVVTVNRGGEPPAETPATTQGEMGHGGGAPAHPAPTSYPSVGAGRFTAADGETPVHGTDGPLRRYRVTVERGTGQDADAFAAKVDEVLTDPRSWIASDELRVQRVADAGAADFTIYLATPVTSELMCAEGGLTTERYTSCRLPGQVIINLARWMEAVPDYGAPLDTYRTYVINHEVGHEFGEEHEACPGPGEAAPVMQQQTYGLNGCLANAWPYLDGRRYAGDIVP
- a CDS encoding DUF3152 domain-containing protein gives rise to the protein MPSSARRPVRRQRRFALLAQLVAVVLAVGAVVTVIAEGPGGRPGADQLAAEEVATLPPLVAAPLPPSVSPSPSDSVPSSPPPVLRVSGAVPSAGTGTFGYDARSGPVLGRAGELRRYRVAVESGSNEDAADFAQAVQTALAGPGSWVDSGRLRLQQVPGDAPRDFTVYLATARTAGRMCADGGVDIRIGGRPYTSCRAPGQVIINLDRWRLSVPHFVSAGVPLTVYRTYVVNHEVGHQLGHRHERCPGSGRPAPVMMQQTLFLNGCRVNPWPYLDGRRYAGPAL
- a CDS encoding alpha/beta fold hydrolase, with protein sequence MKRATLWPDHLLPDDQVPPPWPGREVRLDGLVTYVRDTPATASGAEPALYVHGLGGSSQNWTDLAGLLADRLDGQAIDLPGFGRSEPGPRYTIPAFADLVVRWIEHSGRGPVHLFGNSLGGAVTVQVAGSRPDLVRTLTLISPALPFLDFRRSLQGRMLPVLAIPRGERLVARRLTQLPPEVMAEQVLEACVADLSRICAQRRAEALEEIRVRYEAEHYAAAYVRTFRGLVSSFLRAYLPGPGSLWRLAASVRAPTLVVGGRQDRLVDVRVAPQTARVIRDSRLMMLDGVGHVAQLEVPRLVARAVVGLLAETGDTVGRSDLAG